Proteins encoded together in one Vitis vinifera cultivar Pinot Noir 40024 chromosome 4, ASM3070453v1 window:
- the LOC100252057 gene encoding glutamate receptor 2.5-like, translating into MAALPYAVPYEYIPFQTPDSDPAEERIVSNLTRFGVIIWFFVVLILTQSCTATLTSMLTVQQLKPTITDINEPIKNGECVDYQKGSFVYEFLKWMKFDETKLVIYESPEELDELFSNRSSDGGIAAAFEEIPYMKLFLAKYCSKYTAVQPTYKFDGFGFVFPKRSPLVPDVSIQVLNVTEGAKMVQFEKA; encoded by the exons ATGGCAGCATTACCATATGCTGTTCCTTATGAGTACATTCCCTTCCAGACGCCTGATAGCGATCCAGCAG AGGAGAGAATCGTGAGTAACTTGACTCGGTTTGGGGTGATCATATGGTTTTTTGTGGTGCTGATTCTTACTCAAAGTTGCACAGCCACCTTGACTTCAATGTTAACAGTTCAACAGCTCAAGCCAACTATCACAGACATAAATGAGCCCATAAAGAATGGGGAGTGTGTGGATTACCAAAAGGGCTCTTTTGTTTATGAATTCTTGAAGTGGATGAAATTTGACGAAACCAAGCTTGTAATCTATGAGTCTCCAGAAGAACTggatgaattattttcaaacaggAGTTCAGATGGTGGAATTGCCGCTGCTTTTGAGGAAATCCCTTACATGAAGCTTTTCCTTGCAAAATATTGCTCCAAATACACTGCAGTTCAACCAACTTACAAGTTCGATGGGTTTGGATTT gTCTTCCCAAAGCGATCACCTCTTGTACCTGATGTTTCAATACAAGTCTTAAATGTGACTGAGGGAGCTAAAATGGTTCAATTTGAGAAAGCATGA
- the LOC100241793 gene encoding glutamate receptor 2.8: MVMSRNTTIPVKVGVVLDMDTWLGKMGLSCISMALSDFYASHGHYKTRLVLEIRDSNRDVVGAAAAALDLLQNEEVQAIIGPASSMQANFVIGLGDKAHVPIISFSATSPSLSSLRSRYFVRATLNDSAQVPAIRAIVQAFGWRQVVLIYSDNEYGNGVIPYLTDALQEIDTRISYRSVIHPLATDDQILEELYKLMTMPIRVFIVHMFTPLGPRLFTRAYEIGMMEEGFVWILTDGLTDILSALDDSVIDSMQGVLGVKPHVPRSKELESFKIRWKRKIQQEYPTNESFELNIFGLWAYDAASGLAMAVEKLGATNFSFQKSNTSRNSTDLDTVGVSQIGPNLLQSLLSTRFKGLSGHFQIFNRQLRSSAFQVVNVIGKGERGVGFWTPENGTVRKLHSTSKTNLGTIVWPGESPSVPKGWVLPTNEKKMRIGVPVTKGSGKFVKVTRDPSTNATEVTGFSIAVFDAVMAALPYAVPYEYIPFQTPDGEPAGDYNDLIYQVYLKKYDAVVGDTTILANRSLYVDFTLPYTESGVSMIVPIIDKRRKNAWVFLKPLTWDLWVTSSCFFVFIGFVIWVLEHRVNKDFRGPRSHQVGTIFWFSFSTLVFAQKERIVNNLARFVVIIWLFVVLILTQSYTASLTSMLTVQQLNPTITDINELIKKGERVGCQHASFVHEFLIESMKFDESNLVIYESTEVLDELFSKGRIAAAFDEIPYIKLFLAKYCSKYTAVGPTYKFDGFGFVFPKGSPLVADVSRQVLNVTEGAKMLQFEKAWFGQTPSCPELTSSVSSDSIGLNSFWGLFLIAGIASFVALITCITTFLYENRDALINLNSPSSIWRKIKAMVTRFDDKDLRSHTFRKSDQLQDKRHQSHGCSYTNFPPSPSSLLLPTHNNFSFFREQGTPSSGHADPVGPNRPMSPHILFGYELANINHEQTRPLVIE, translated from the exons ATGGTCATGTCACGGAATACAACAATACCAGTTAAAGTGGGAGTGGTTCTTGACATGGATACATGGCTGGGGAAGATGGGCTTGAGCTGCATCTCCATGGCGCTCTCAGACTTCTATGCCTCTCATGGGCACTACAAGACTAGGCTGGTTCTGGAAATCAGAGATTCCAATAGAGATGTTGTGGGTGCAGCTGCAGCAG CTCTAGATTTATTACAAAATGAGGAAGTTCAAGCCATCATAGGACCAGCATCCTCCATGCAGGCCAACTTTGTGATTGGTCTCGGAGACAAGGCTCATGTGCCCATCATTTCATTTTCTGCAACTAGTCCTTCTCTTTCTTCGCTCCGGAGTCGATATTTTGTCCGAGCCACACTGAATGACTCAGCTCAAGTACCAGCTATAAGGGCAATCGTCCAAGCCTTTGGGTGGAGACAAGTTGTGCTCATTTACTCGGACAACGAGTACGGAAATGGAGTTATACCATATCTTACTGATGCCTTGCAAGAGATTGACACCCGTATCTCCTACAGGAGCGTCATTCATCCATTAGCCACCGATGATCAAATCCTTGAAGAGCTTTACAAGTTGATGACAATGCCAATCAGAGTTTTCATTGTACACATGTTTACACCTCTAGGCCCACGGCTTTTCACCAGAGCGTATGAGATTGGAATGATGGAAGAAGGTTTTGTTTGGATACTAACTGATGGACTAACTGATATCTTGAGTGCTTTGGATGACTCGGTCATTGATTCGATGCAAGGAGTGTTGGGTGTAAAGCCTCATGTTCCAAGATCGAAAGAGcttgaaagttttaaaatcagatggaaaaggaaaatccAACAAGAATATCCAACCAATGAAAGCTTTGAGCTGAACATTTTTGGACTCTGGGCTTATGATGCTGCTTCTGGGCTAGCCATGGCAGTTGAAAAACTTGGAGCAACAAACTTCAGCTTCCAAAAGTCTAATACTTCCAGAAATTCAACTGATCTTGATACTGTAGGAGTCTCCCAAATTGGTCCAAATCTTCTCCAATCACTATTAAGTACTAGATTTAAGGGCCTTAGTGGacactttcaaatttttaacaGGCAACTACGCTCATCAGCTTTTCAGGTAGTCAATGTGATCGGCAAAGGGGAAAGAGGGGTTGGATTTTGGACACCAGAGAATGGAACTGTAAGAAAGTTACATTCGACTTCCAAGACCAATCTAGGAACAATCGTATGGCCAGGAGAATCACCCTCTGTTCCTAAAGGTTGGGTCCTTCCAACCAATGAGAAGAAGATGAGAATAGGAGTACCAGTCACCAAGGGTTCTGGTAAATTCGTAAAGGTGACACGAGATCCTAGCACTAACGCGACGGAGGTCACTGGATTTTCCATTGCAGTCTTCGATGCAGTGATGGCAGCATTACCATATGCTGTTCCTTATGAGTACATTCCCTTCCAGACGCCTGATGGTGAACCAGCGGGTGATTACAACGATTTGATATATCAAGTATATCTCAAG AAGTATGATGCTGTGGTGGGAGATACTACTATTCTAGCGAACAGGTCCTTGTATGTAGACTTCACACTACCGTACACAGAATCTGGGGTGTCAATGATCGTGCCCATCatagataaaagaagaaaaaatgcatGGGTTTTCTTGAAGCCACTTACTTGGGACCTTTGGGTGACAAGCTCTTGTTTCTTTGTATTCATTGGCTTTGTGATTTGGGTTCTTGAACATCGAGTAAATAAAGATTTCAGAGGGCCTCGTTCACATCAAGTTGGCACTATCTTCTGGTTTTCATTCTCAACATTGGTGTTTGCTCAGA AGGAGAGAATTGTCAACAACTTGGCTCGGTTTGTGGTGATCATATGGCTTTTTGTGGTGCTGATTCTTACTCAAAGTTACACAGCCAGCTTGACTTCAATGTTGACAGTTCAACAGCTCAACCCAACCATCACCGATATAAATGAGCTCATAAAGAAGGGGGAGCGTGTAGGTTGCCAACATGCCTCTTTCGTTCATGAATTCTTGATCGAATCGATGAAATTTGATGAGTCCAACCTTGTAATCTATGAGTCAACAGAAGTACTggatgaattattttcaaaaggtAGAATTGCTGCCGCATTTGATGAAATCCCTTACATTAAGCTTTTCCTTGCAAAATATTGCTCCAAATACACTGCAGTTGGACCAACATACAAGTTTGATGGGTTTGGATTT GTGTTTCCAAAGGGTTCACCCcttgtagctgatgtttcaaggcaAGTCTTAAACGTGACTGAGGGAGCTAAAATGCTACAATTTGAGAAGGCATGGTTTGGGCAAACACCCAGTTGTCCAGAGCTCACCAGCTCAGTTTCTTCAGACAGCATCGGCCTTAATAGCTTTTGGGGCCTATTCCTCATTGCTGGAATCGCTTCATTTGTAGCTCTCATCACATGCATCACCACATTCCTTTATGAAAATAGAGATGCATTAATAAACTTGAATTCCCCATCTTCCATATGGAGAAAAATTAAAGCCATGGTGACACGCTTTGATGACAAAGATCTTAGGTCCCATACTTTTAGAAAAAGTGATCAACTTCAAGACAAGCGGCATCAAAGCCATGGATGCAGCTACACCAACTTCCCTCCAAGTCCATCGAGCCTTTTGCTCCCAACacacaacaatttttctttcttcagagAACAAGGAACACCTTCTTCTGGACATGCTGATCCAGTCGGTCCAAATCGGCCCATGTCTCCACATATATTGTTTGGATATGAGCTTGCTAATATAAATCACGAGCAAACAAGACCGCTTGTAATTGAATGA